The DNA segment ATTTTCTAAACACACCTTTTCATTTGATTTTTTACTGGATATACTGACAGTTAACTGTATAAAAAGACAGGTAGCTAACATGAAGCCTTTGACGCCGCGCCAACAACAAGTTTTTGACTTGATAAGAAGTAAAATCGACGAAACAGGAATGCCACCGACTCGAGCTGAAATCGCACGAGAACTTGGTTTCCGCTCCGCTAATGCAGCAGAAGAACACCTAAAAGCGCTTGCTCGCAAAGAAGCCATCGAGATTATTCCGGGCGCGTCTCGTGGTATTCGTATTCTACTAGAAGCCGCAAACGAAGAAGAAGGTTTGCCTCTCATTGGCCAGGTCGCTGCCGGTGAGCCTATACTGGCGCAAGAGCATGTAGAAACTCACTACCAAGTCGATCCGGGTATGTTTAAGCCACAGGCTGACTTTCTACTCCGTGTTCAAGGTGAGAGTATGAAGGACATCGGTATTATGGACGGTGACTTACTGGCAGTTCATAAAACGACAGATGTGCGTAATGGCCAGGTTGTTGTCGCGCGTGTCGATGAGGACGTAACGGTTAAGCGCCTAGAAAATCAAGGCGATCGCGTTCTGCTTCATGCTGAGAATGAAGAGTTCGCCCCGATTGTGGTTGACCCAACCTATCAGAGCCTTGAAATTGAAGGTCTTGCCGTCGGTATCATCCGCAACACAGATTGGATGTAGTCAGGCCTCCTTTATCAGAAGCCTATTGGCATTCTAGTTCAAGCAGTTACACTCTAGTTTTTGACTGGACAGAGTGTGACTGTGATTCCCTCCTACCTCTTCGATAAATCTCTTCACCAGCGAATTCTCGCTTTAGCCTTACCAATGGTGTTATCAAACATTACCGTGCCTCTGCTTGGTCTGGTTGATGCGGCTGTTATTGGTCACCTTGAGCATGCTTGGTATTTAGGTGGTGTTGCACTTGGCAGCACAATGATCAGTGTGACGTTTTGGCTGCTTGGCTTCTTGAGGATGTCCACAACGGGTCTGACTGCCCAAGCCGCTGGTGGCAATGATAAATGTGCACTCGGGTTGACCTTTGTTCAAGGTAGCATCATGGCGCTTGTGTTTGCCATGGTCTTTTTGATTCTTCATGGTGCAG comes from the Vibrio astriarenae genome and includes:
- the lexA gene encoding transcriptional repressor LexA — its product is MKPLTPRQQQVFDLIRSKIDETGMPPTRAEIARELGFRSANAAEEHLKALARKEAIEIIPGASRGIRILLEAANEEEGLPLIGQVAAGEPILAQEHVETHYQVDPGMFKPQADFLLRVQGESMKDIGIMDGDLLAVHKTTDVRNGQVVVARVDEDVTVKRLENQGDRVLLHAENEEFAPIVVDPTYQSLEIEGLAVGIIRNTDWM